A stretch of Clostridiales bacterium DNA encodes these proteins:
- a CDS encoding ankyrin repeat domain-containing protein — MENNITYFIRKLPMKTKLTKRAYKKGGVDDILGQFGNLNYSKLTQKLSRLIYQNIILKLRDAKFCLNSAGIKKLYKSSIVNDEIYANALVCIAKIIESSDDLDNTQVYGIVDLLSSLGDVCITGQRRGIVEIVCMLGEHVESITQGKIKIEEDPNPLRRALDKLFLNARIKLANKLMNEVYIKTGRREFTDPHMEDFFKKYLNSKYNFNVPVPQETDPYGINIEKRDIERFIKTIDLEELLLHEMLNDVRDKCKNEGEFYNHILNWATNYFRNSGEECEISDFFAANIFCGQSRIMKFEAIYRMLVDEGYLINIKKMLDKVKSCKKIEDQIKIISKNKSILMIKNEGMILQEYLLKNDDMKALNILHKYNCINLNEKDINGDSLLVKACKNKNPKAIIFLLDIGANVDDRASNGNTALMIACEQNNFEVVKILVERGANVNEKGRCNQTALMYACEFKSFEVAQYLIEHQANVNAKTKNGATALIYTFLTYIKNEKNNFKIAKLLLENGANINARGEYGTALVYAVKYWGKDVVKLLLQYGAKTSDMDSNGNDVYQISQIRGDKNIMEALTNININHHIEVAKRY; from the coding sequence ATGGAAAACAACATCACATATTTTATTCGGAAATTACCTATGAAAACTAAACTAACAAAAAGAGCGTATAAAAAAGGGGGTGTTGATGATATTTTAGGACAGTTTGGGAATCTTAACTATTCAAAACTAACACAAAAGCTTAGTAGATTAATTTATCAGAATATAATATTAAAACTAAGGGATGCTAAATTTTGCCTTAATAGTGCTGGTATAAAAAAATTATATAAAAGTAGTATTGTAAATGATGAAATATATGCCAATGCATTGGTTTGTATTGCAAAGATTATAGAGTCAAGTGATGATTTAGATAATACGCAAGTATATGGAATTGTGGATCTATTATCGAGTTTGGGAGATGTTTGCATTACAGGCCAAAGAAGAGGGATTGTTGAAATAGTGTGTATGTTAGGAGAACATGTCGAAAGCATAACGCAAGGTAAGATAAAAATAGAGGAAGACCCAAATCCATTAAGACGTGCATTAGACAAACTTTTTTTAAATGCTAGGATAAAACTTGCAAATAAATTAATGAATGAAGTTTATATAAAGACAGGAAGAAGAGAATTTACTGATCCACATATGGAGGATTTTTTCAAAAAATATTTAAACAGTAAATATAATTTTAATGTGCCAGTGCCACAAGAAACTGATCCATATGGTATAAATATCGAAAAAAGAGACATAGAAAGATTTATAAAAACAATAGATTTAGAAGAACTGTTATTACATGAGATGTTAAATGATGTAAGAGATAAATGTAAAAACGAAGGAGAATTTTACAATCATATATTGAATTGGGCCACAAATTATTTTCGTAATAGTGGAGAAGAGTGTGAGATATCAGATTTTTTCGCGGCGAATATATTTTGTGGTCAAAGTAGGATAATGAAATTTGAGGCTATATATAGAATGCTGGTAGATGAAGGATACCTTATAAACATAAAAAAAATGTTAGATAAAGTTAAGAGTTGCAAAAAGATAGAAGATCAAATAAAAATCATAAGTAAGAATAAATCCATATTGATGATAAAAAATGAAGGTATGATATTGCAAGAATATTTGCTTAAAAATGACGATATGAAAGCACTTAATATATTACATAAATATAATTGTATAAATTTGAATGAGAAAGATATAAATGGAGATTCTCTTTTGGTAAAGGCATGTAAAAATAAGAACCCCAAAGCGATAATATTTTTATTAGACATTGGTGCCAACGTAGATGATAGAGCAAGCAATGGGAATACGGCGCTTATGATTGCATGCGAACAAAACAATTTTGAGGTGGTAAAGATATTAGTAGAAAGAGGAGCGAATGTGAATGAAAAGGGTAGATGCAATCAAACAGCATTAATGTATGCATGCGAATTTAAGTCATTTGAAGTAGCGCAATATTTGATAGAACACCAAGCAAACGTTAATGCGAAAACAAAGAATGGGGCAACTGCACTTATATATACATTTTTGACTTATATAAAAAACGAAAAAAATAATTTCAAAATAGCAAAACTATTGCTAGAGAATGGGGCTAACATTAATGCAAGAGGAGAATATGGTACGGCATTGGTATATGCTGTAAAATATTGGGGAAAGGATGTTGTAAAATTGTTGTTGCAGTATGGGGCAAAGACGTCGGATATGGATAGTAACGGGAATGATGTATATCAAATTTCTCAAATAAGAGGAGACAAAAACATAATGGAAGCATTAACTAATATAAATATAAATCACCATATAGAGGTAGCTAAAAGGTATTAA
- a CDS encoding tyrosine recombinase XerC — MAQRTHISNDEMPNFLIDYLNYLETIKGKSKNTILAYSYDLRLFLRFIKVHKQLVDKDNFEDISIKDFSTETLEDITLSDLYSFLSFVNRERTNSSYARARKVASLKSFFNYLTNKVKIVSLNPTRELESPKILKKLPRYLNVAESKNLLNCVASQKSAHKFRDFAMLTLFLNCGMRLSELVGINLDDIRNNTISVTGKGGKERIIYLNHACVDALNNYLTQRPIDGVIDKNALFLSSRKTRISKNTVQFIVKKYIRMSGLDAKKYSTHKLRHTAATLMYKHGKVDVRALQKILGHETLATTQIYTHLDNQQLQDALDNNPLADFKPKDSSNTTD, encoded by the coding sequence ATGGCACAGCGAACTCATATATCAAATGATGAAATGCCAAATTTTTTAATAGATTACTTAAATTATTTAGAAACAATAAAAGGAAAATCTAAGAATACTATACTAGCCTATTCTTACGACTTAAGACTATTCTTACGATTTATTAAAGTACATAAACAATTAGTTGATAAAGATAACTTCGAAGATATTTCAATAAAAGATTTTTCCACAGAAACTTTAGAGGATATCACTTTAAGCGATTTATACTCTTTTTTGTCCTTTGTAAATAGAGAACGCACCAACTCTTCTTACGCTCGTGCTAGAAAAGTCGCTAGTCTTAAATCATTTTTTAACTATCTAACAAATAAAGTAAAGATTGTATCGCTAAATCCTACTCGTGAATTGGAATCACCTAAAATACTAAAAAAACTCCCTCGCTATTTAAATGTCGCTGAAAGCAAGAATCTCTTAAATTGTGTAGCATCACAAAAAAGTGCTCACAAATTTCGTGACTTTGCAATGTTAACACTCTTTTTAAACTGTGGCATGCGTTTGTCTGAACTTGTGGGAATAAACTTAGACGACATAAGAAACAACACTATATCAGTCACTGGTAAGGGGGGAAAAGAACGCATAATCTACTTAAATCACGCTTGTGTCGATGCATTGAATAATTATCTAACTCAAAGACCTATTGACGGAGTTATAGATAAAAATGCTTTATTTTTAAGCTCACGAAAAACCCGCATTAGCAAAAATACTGTTCAATTTATTGTAAAAAAATACATCCGTATGTCGGGACTTGATGCAAAAAAGTATTCTACGCACAAATTAAGACACACGGCCGCAACTTTGATGTATAAGCACGGCAAAGTAGATGTTCGCGCACTTCAAAAAATACTAGGGCATGAAACTTTAGCTACTACCCAAATCTACACTCATTTAGATAATCAACAACTACAAGATGCATTAGACAATAATCCATTGGCCGACTTCAAGCCAAAAGATTCTTCAAATACTACAGATTAA
- a CDS encoding ankyrin repeat domain-containing protein, whose translation MSLIEACEKNNLELVKQKIISGEKINIQDSMGRTPLYIACAKGNLEIVKVLIENGADINRELTNGDTPLYKACKEGDLDIVIYLINKGAQIHKRNNIGDTPLMYACLGQNTDIVKYLVDSGADVNVHNREKKTPLYLADTIAAYKVSNYLIKKGAYDPRVSIKEMYGATDLQEKCWDGNLEEVERLLDEGANINEQDREGYNVLDYACWRNDARMIDLLIDRGINLDMDMCVPLLDVAIKEEDERLIDKCIRIFENIGKNMSDGFVKLINAIEGVGKLLKTVGQKFIDKLKKFWMNLVNIVKTKAPVRERENGVEENIAEIEEYGEIEETKRIFRDRCCKGNLEEVKELVNRGLKIDEEDENGEFPLHNACFGKNPDLIKFLVESGGDINIEDVDRHTPLHIACMLGDFDIVKCLVDMGADVNKENVNRHTPLYVACESGNLDIVKHLVENGADINKVDDNGFTSLHMACIRGGLDIVKHLVESGADINKVDDDGYTPLYRACVNGDLNIVKYLVGMKADVNLKADDDTTALIYSCKKNNIKMAQYLIENGADVDCKDYNGRTPLYIACKRKNLDLVKSLVEHGANLNIENEAGRNPLYRALVSKDPDICIYLIKNGAYEKKFEIQKVFGSTNLQKQCWNGNLEEVEKLLDEGANIDERDREGHNVLDYACWKHDANMVNLLIDRGIKIDIKYCFPILQAAADNENMNMLDKYIKFFRDKAKREDKIGSLRECLMLAKNIYKKYDSKFDKKIKNFVEELTNIYVAKVNKKIIPPKIEHNMGRGM comes from the coding sequence ATGAGTTTGATTGAAGCATGTGAAAAAAATAATTTAGAATTAGTAAAGCAGAAGATAATTTCCGGGGAAAAAATAAATATTCAGGATAGTATGGGTAGGACTCCTTTATATATAGCCTGTGCTAAGGGTAATTTGGAAATAGTAAAAGTTTTAATAGAAAATGGGGCTGATATAAATAGAGAACTTACTAATGGAGATACTCCTTTATATAAAGCTTGTAAGGAAGGAGATTTAGATATTGTTATTTACTTAATTAACAAGGGAGCACAGATACATAAAAGAAATAATATAGGAGATACTCCGTTAATGTACGCATGTTTAGGACAAAATACGGATATAGTGAAGTATCTAGTGGATAGTGGAGCTGATGTAAATGTGCATAACAGAGAAAAAAAGACACCACTGTATTTGGCTGATACAATAGCTGCATACAAGGTATCAAATTATCTAATAAAAAAAGGTGCATACGATCCAAGAGTGAGTATAAAAGAAATGTATGGAGCAACCGATTTGCAGGAAAAATGTTGGGATGGTAATTTAGAGGAAGTTGAAAGGTTGTTAGATGAAGGCGCTAATATAAACGAACAAGATAGAGAAGGGTATAATGTATTAGATTATGCGTGTTGGAGAAATGATGCTAGGATGATAGATTTACTAATTGATAGAGGAATTAATCTTGATATGGACATGTGCGTACCTTTACTTGATGTTGCAATAAAAGAAGAGGATGAAAGGCTAATAGACAAATGCATCCGTATTTTTGAAAATATAGGTAAAAACATGAGTGATGGTTTTGTTAAGTTGATTAATGCAATAGAAGGTGTTGGGAAATTATTAAAAACTGTTGGACAAAAATTTATAGATAAGCTAAAAAAATTCTGGATGAATTTAGTAAATATAGTTAAGACAAAAGCACCAGTTAGAGAAAGAGAGAATGGTGTGGAAGAGAATATAGCCGAGATAGAAGAATATGGAGAAATTGAGGAAACTAAAAGAATTTTTAGAGACAGATGCTGTAAAGGTAATTTGGAAGAAGTAAAAGAGTTAGTAAATAGAGGGCTAAAAATTGATGAAGAAGATGAAAATGGAGAATTCCCTTTACACAATGCATGTTTTGGAAAGAATCCAGATTTAATAAAATTTTTAGTAGAGAGTGGTGGAGATATAAATATAGAAGATGTTGATAGACATACACCATTACATATAGCATGTATGCTGGGAGATTTTGATATAGTGAAGTGTTTGGTAGATATGGGTGCAGATGTAAATAAAGAGAATGTTAATAGACATACACCATTATACGTAGCGTGTGAGAGTGGAAATCTTGATATAGTAAAGCATTTAGTAGAAAATGGTGCAGATATAAATAAAGTGGATGATAATGGATTTACATCACTACATATGGCATGTATTAGGGGAGGCCTTGATATAGTGAAGCATTTAGTAGAGAGTGGTGCAGATATAAATAAAGTGGATGATGATGGATATACGCCACTTTATAGAGCATGTGTTAACGGAGACCTTAATATAGTGAAATATTTAGTAGGTATGAAGGCAGATGTTAATTTAAAAGCTGATGATGATACAACGGCACTGATTTATTCATGCAAAAAAAATAATATTAAGATGGCCCAATATTTAATTGAAAATGGCGCCGATGTGGATTGTAAGGATTATAATGGACGTACTCCGTTATATATAGCGTGTAAGAGAAAAAATCTAGACTTAGTAAAAAGTTTGGTGGAACATGGAGCTAATTTAAATATAGAAAACGAAGCTGGACGTAATCCATTATATAGAGCGTTGGTGTCGAAGGATCCAGATATATGTATATACTTAATAAAAAATGGTGCTTATGAAAAGAAATTTGAGATACAAAAGGTATTTGGATCAACCAATTTACAAAAGCAATGTTGGAATGGCAATTTAGAGGAAGTTGAAAAGTTGTTAGATGAGGGTGCTAATATAGATGAAAGAGATAGAGAAGGGCATAATGTATTAGATTATGCGTGTTGGAAGCATGATGCTAATATGGTGAATTTGTTGATAGACAGAGGGATCAAAATAGATATAAAATATTGTTTCCCTATATTACAAGCTGCAGCAGATAATGAGAATATGAATATGTTAGATAAATATATAAAGTTTTTTAGAGACAAGGCAAAAAGAGAGGACAAAATAGGGAGTTTAAGAGAATGTCTTATGTTAGCTAAGAATATTTATAAAAAGTATGATTCTAAATTTGACAAGAAAATAAAGAATTTTGTGGAAGAGTTAACTAATATATATGTAGCTAAGGTAAATAAAAAAATTATTCCTCCTAAAATAGAACATAATATGGGAAGAGGAATGTAG
- a CDS encoding HPr family phosphocarrier protein, whose translation MKELQVQLKTIDDVKDFVNVVSKCPYDVDLSSGRYVVDAKSIMGIFSLDLSKPIKVEIFSDKCDDFVEQIKKFVV comes from the coding sequence ATGAAAGAATTACAAGTACAACTAAAGACAATTGATGATGTGAAGGATTTTGTGAACGTTGTTAGTAAGTGCCCATACGATGTTGATTTATCGTCAGGTAGGTATGTGGTAGACGCAAAGTCTATAATGGGAATATTTAGTTTAGATTTATCAAAACCTATTAAAGTTGAGATTTTCTCAGACAAGTGCGATGACTTTGTAGAACAAATTAAGAAGTTTGTTGTATAA
- a CDS encoding dihydrofolate reductase: protein MKAIVAVDKNWGIGFKGNLLERIPSDMKFFKETTVGKVVVMGRATFESLPNKEPLKDRVNIVLSRSDMYREKDIMLCKTKDQALHILDKYDRDDVFIIGGESIYNMFLPYCDEVYVTKIYNEYKADKFFANLDEIRDWSLVKASEEQSYNGIKFKFCVYKKARNLE from the coding sequence ATGAAAGCGATAGTTGCGGTAGACAAAAATTGGGGAATAGGATTTAAAGGGAATTTGCTAGAAAGAATACCTTCTGACATGAAGTTTTTTAAGGAAACTACAGTAGGTAAGGTAGTTGTAATGGGTCGAGCTACGTTTGAGTCTTTGCCGAATAAAGAGCCTTTAAAAGATAGGGTCAATATAGTTTTAAGTAGATCAGATATGTATCGAGAAAAAGATATTATGTTATGTAAAACAAAAGACCAAGCATTGCATATACTAGATAAGTATGATAGAGATGATGTTTTTATCATAGGTGGGGAGAGCATATATAATATGTTTTTGCCATATTGTGATGAGGTTTACGTAACCAAGATATACAATGAATATAAGGCAGATAAATTTTTTGCCAACTTAGATGAAATAAGAGATTGGAGTTTAGTTAAAGCTAGTGAGGAACAAAGTTATAATGGTATCAAGTTCAAATTTTGTGTATATAAGAAAGCGAGGAATTTAGAATGA
- a CDS encoding valine--tRNA ligase, translating into MEKKYKPKDIEDKLYARWLERGYFKAHVDKNKKPYTIVIPPPNITGQLHMGHAMDETYQDILIRWRRMQGYSTLWVPGTDHASIATEVKVVEAMKKEGLSKEQVGRDGFLKRAWDWKEHYGSRIVEQLKKLGSSCDWSRERFTMDEGLSNAVAEVFVKLYKKGYIYKGERIINWCPSCNTSISDAEVNYDEKDGHFWHIRYPIKDSSEYVIIATTRPETMLGDTAIAVAPDDDRYSNLVGRSVILPLCNREIPVIADSYVEKDFGTGVVKITPAHDPNDFEVGKRHNLPIIKVMDDNARMNENALEYKGLDRYAARKKIIDDLNKLGLLEKIEDHKHNVGVCYRCNTVIEPVISKQWFVKMEPLAGPANASVREGKVRFVPDRFSKNYFSWMDNVKDWCISRQLWWGHRIPAYYCCDCEEMMVSKEAPKVCTKCGSKAIRQEEDTLDTWFSSALWPFSTLGWPEKTEDYKYFYPTSVLVTGYDIIFFWVARMIFSAIEHTGKTPFSHVLIHGIVRDQEGRKMSKSLGNGVDPLEVIDEYGADALRCSLMIGNSTGSDIRYIPEKVESSRNFANKVWNASRFVIMNFKDDVDFAKVDKNKFTKEDKWIISKMNNLIGEVTDNLERFELGIALQKVYDFIWEEFCDWYIEMVKPRLYNEDCDTRNEACFVLNDILIKALKLLHPYMPFITEEIFMNLKHDDESIMISKWPEISKDCEYRKEEEQVEFLKECIKGIRNLRSQMNVLPSKKTKLVFVVEDDEVRELLKDSVVFLEKLAYASEIEVRDEKEINLNDFASVVNSKAFIYIPMDDLVNREIEQERLEKEKENLEMELKRVNGKLSNQGFISKAPEQVVLQEKAKKEKYQDMYKKVLERLEKINSKRWI; encoded by the coding sequence ATGGAAAAGAAGTATAAACCAAAGGATATAGAGGACAAGTTGTATGCAAGATGGCTGGAGAGAGGGTATTTTAAAGCGCATGTTGATAAAAACAAAAAACCTTATACAATTGTTATCCCACCACCTAATATAACAGGGCAGTTGCATATGGGTCATGCCATGGATGAGACATATCAAGATATATTGATTAGATGGAGAAGAATGCAGGGTTATAGTACATTATGGGTACCTGGGACAGATCATGCGAGTATTGCAACTGAGGTAAAAGTGGTAGAAGCGATGAAAAAAGAAGGCTTATCAAAAGAACAAGTAGGTAGAGATGGTTTTTTGAAGAGAGCATGGGATTGGAAGGAACATTACGGAAGTAGAATAGTGGAGCAATTAAAGAAATTGGGAAGTTCGTGTGATTGGTCTAGAGAGAGATTTACTATGGACGAAGGATTGTCTAATGCGGTGGCAGAAGTTTTTGTGAAGTTATATAAAAAGGGGTACATATACAAGGGAGAGAGAATAATAAATTGGTGTCCTTCTTGTAACACATCGATATCAGATGCGGAAGTAAACTACGATGAAAAGGATGGACACTTTTGGCATATAAGGTATCCAATAAAGGATAGTAGCGAGTATGTTATTATAGCTACAACTAGGCCTGAGACAATGCTGGGAGATACAGCAATTGCAGTAGCACCCGATGATGATAGATATTCTAATTTAGTGGGTAGGAGTGTTATATTGCCATTGTGTAATAGAGAAATTCCTGTTATAGCGGATAGTTACGTAGAAAAAGATTTTGGAACAGGAGTAGTAAAGATAACGCCTGCACATGACCCTAATGATTTTGAAGTGGGTAAGAGACATAATCTACCTATAATAAAGGTTATGGACGATAATGCGCGGATGAATGAAAATGCATTGGAGTATAAAGGACTGGACCGATATGCTGCAAGGAAGAAGATTATAGATGATCTAAATAAATTGGGATTATTAGAAAAAATAGAGGATCACAAACATAATGTAGGTGTTTGCTATAGATGCAATACAGTAATAGAGCCTGTGATATCAAAACAGTGGTTTGTTAAGATGGAGCCTTTGGCTGGGCCTGCGAACGCTTCAGTTAGGGAAGGAAAAGTTAGGTTTGTACCAGATAGATTTTCAAAGAATTATTTTAGTTGGATGGATAATGTAAAGGATTGGTGTATATCAAGACAACTATGGTGGGGGCATAGAATACCTGCATATTATTGCTGTGATTGCGAAGAAATGATGGTATCAAAAGAAGCTCCTAAAGTATGTACTAAGTGTGGAAGTAAAGCTATAAGACAAGAAGAGGATACGCTAGATACGTGGTTTAGTTCAGCGCTTTGGCCTTTTTCAACATTAGGCTGGCCAGAAAAGACTGAGGACTACAAATACTTTTATCCTACCAGTGTGTTAGTTACAGGGTATGATATTATATTCTTTTGGGTAGCACGTATGATTTTTTCTGCGATAGAGCATACAGGAAAGACTCCATTTTCGCACGTATTAATACATGGTATAGTTAGGGACCAAGAGGGCCGTAAAATGAGTAAATCTTTAGGAAATGGTGTTGATCCTTTAGAAGTAATAGATGAGTACGGAGCGGATGCACTAAGGTGTTCTTTAATGATAGGGAACTCAACTGGAAGTGATATTAGATATATACCTGAGAAAGTTGAATCTAGCAGAAACTTTGCAAATAAAGTTTGGAATGCATCAAGATTTGTTATAATGAATTTTAAGGACGATGTAGATTTTGCTAAAGTAGATAAGAACAAATTTACCAAAGAGGATAAATGGATTATATCCAAGATGAATAATCTGATAGGAGAGGTAACAGATAATCTTGAGAGGTTTGAATTAGGTATAGCTTTGCAGAAGGTGTATGATTTTATTTGGGAAGAATTTTGTGATTGGTATATTGAAATGGTGAAGCCAAGACTATACAACGAAGATTGTGATACAAGGAATGAAGCTTGTTTTGTATTAAATGATATATTAATAAAGGCGCTAAAATTGTTGCACCCATACATGCCATTTATAACAGAAGAGATATTTATGAACTTAAAACATGATGATGAGAGTATAATGATTTCTAAATGGCCAGAAATTTCTAAAGATTGTGAATATCGTAAGGAAGAGGAGCAAGTTGAGTTTTTGAAGGAATGTATAAAGGGAATAAGAAATTTAAGATCGCAAATGAATGTATTACCATCAAAGAAAACGAAGCTTGTGTTTGTAGTAGAAGATGACGAAGTAAGGGAATTATTGAAAGATAGTGTTGTATTTTTAGAAAAATTGGCTTATGCTAGTGAGATTGAGGTTAGGGACGAAAAAGAAATCAATCTAAATGATTTCGCATCAGTTGTAAATTCAAAGGCTTTTATATATATTCCTATGGATGATTTGGTAAATAGGGAAATAGAGCAAGAAAGGTTAGAAAAAGAGAAAGAAAATTTAGAGATGGAGCTAAAGAGGGTTAACGGTAAGCTTAGCAATCAAGGTTTCATTAGCAAGGCACCAGAGCAGGTTGTATTACAGGAGAAGGCTAAAAAAGAGAAATATCAGGATATGTATAAAAAAGTTTTGGAGAGATTAGAAAAGATAAACTCAAAAAGGTGGATCTAG
- a CDS encoding histidine phosphatase family protein: MRTRLIFVRHAEAEGNVKRLFHGWYNSDLTEKGEEQAKLVAGRLKKLKVDVLYSSVLNRTYKTATYISKELGLPIKTSEQLKEINGGDWEDVSWADIPKMWPLEHNNWEKNPHLVELPNGESMVGFQERLLREVYRIIHENEGKTILIVTHGTAIKALKCKFTGVKLKDMMAVSWCDNTAVTVVDYESDTGKFDLKIDGDVSHLPFNLRTIVHQDWWQNLNRQGRVSDGKEV; this comes from the coding sequence ATGAGAACTAGATTGATATTTGTAAGACATGCAGAAGCAGAGGGAAATGTAAAAAGACTTTTCCATGGATGGTACAATTCAGATTTGACCGAAAAGGGTGAGGAACAAGCAAAGTTAGTTGCAGGTAGGTTAAAAAAATTAAAAGTAGACGTATTATATTCTAGTGTATTGAACAGGACATATAAGACTGCGACTTATATATCTAAAGAGCTAGGATTGCCAATAAAAACATCTGAACAATTAAAAGAGATAAATGGTGGCGATTGGGAGGATGTGTCTTGGGCTGATATACCCAAGATGTGGCCTTTAGAGCATAATAATTGGGAGAAAAATCCGCATTTGGTGGAGTTGCCAAATGGGGAGAGTATGGTTGGTTTCCAGGAAAGATTGCTAAGGGAAGTTTATAGAATAATACATGAAAATGAGGGAAAGACAATTTTAATTGTTACGCATGGTACGGCTATAAAAGCGTTAAAGTGCAAATTTACAGGGGTTAAGTTAAAGGATATGATGGCTGTATCTTGGTGTGATAATACAGCAGTTACTGTAGTTGATTATGAATCAGATACAGGTAAGTTTGATTTAAAGATAGATGGAGATGTATCGCATTTGCCATTTAATCTTAGAACTATTGTGCATCAAGATTGGTGGCAAAATCTTAATAGGCAAGGGAGAGTAAGTGATGGAAAAGAAGTATAA
- a CDS encoding amidohydrolase, with protein sequence MNIFIKNTSIVNWNKTVENVSIAIKDGIIERIAKDNEHVDERKYDKVIDGKNKIVMPGLVNSHTHAGMTLFRNFAADIPLEEWLFSKIFPVEAKLTNEAIYWGTMLGVAEMIKSGTTTFADMYYYMDEVAKVVDSTGIRANLSKSVLSLNKDGVGSVSRDLDGAYRYFSEWNGKCDKRIKVYIEIHSAYIYDRNSLKEAAKLASDLNTGIHIHIAETKEEQRICKEKYGMDAVNILDECGVFEVPVIAAHCIHLDDDNIRLLKKKDVNVSHNITSNLKLGSGIARIPYMNDQGINITLGTDGCASNDNLNMFEEMHLTSLVHKGIMNDPTVLKARDVVKMATVNGAKALGFKNVGIIKEGNVADLVIVDVDKIHNTPKGNYILGIVYSMQAQDVDTVIVNGKILMENKQLLTIDEEMVKYKVSQLRKKLIV encoded by the coding sequence TTGAATATATTCATAAAGAACACAAGTATAGTTAATTGGAATAAAACAGTAGAGAATGTAAGTATAGCAATAAAAGATGGGATAATTGAGCGTATAGCAAAAGATAATGAGCATGTTGATGAGAGAAAATATGATAAAGTTATAGACGGTAAAAACAAAATTGTTATGCCAGGTCTTGTCAACTCACACACGCATGCGGGCATGACACTTTTTAGAAATTTTGCAGCAGATATTCCCTTAGAAGAGTGGTTGTTTAGTAAGATATTTCCAGTGGAGGCTAAGCTAACTAATGAGGCTATTTATTGGGGGACCATGTTAGGTGTAGCGGAGATGATAAAGAGTGGAACAACTACTTTCGCTGACATGTACTATTATATGGATGAAGTTGCAAAAGTTGTGGATAGTACAGGGATTAGAGCGAATTTGTCTAAGAGTGTATTGTCACTAAATAAAGATGGAGTAGGCTCTGTATCGAGAGATTTAGACGGTGCATATAGATATTTTAGTGAATGGAATGGAAAGTGTGATAAAAGGATAAAAGTTTATATAGAAATTCATTCAGCGTATATTTATGATAGAAATTCATTAAAAGAGGCGGCAAAACTAGCATCTGACCTAAATACAGGGATACATATACATATTGCTGAGACAAAGGAAGAGCAGCGTATATGCAAAGAAAAATATGGTATGGATGCAGTAAATATTTTGGACGAATGCGGAGTTTTTGAAGTGCCAGTTATTGCAGCACATTGTATTCACTTAGATGATGATAATATAAGGTTACTTAAAAAGAAGGATGTAAATGTGTCACACAATATTACGAGCAATTTAAAGCTTGGAAGCGGTATAGCTAGGATTCCTTATATGAATGATCAAGGAATAAATATTACCTTAGGTACAGATGGATGTGCGAGCAATGATAATCTTAATATGTTTGAGGAAATGCATTTGACGTCATTGGTGCATAAAGGTATTATGAATGATCCTACAGTGTTAAAGGCAAGAGATGTTGTAAAGATGGCTACGGTCAATGGGGCAAAAGCTCTAGGTTTTAAAAATGTAGGTATTATAAAAGAGGGGAATGTTGCAGATTTAGTTATAGTTGATGTAGATAAAATTCATAATACGCCAAAGGGGAATTATATTTTAGGTATTGTGTACTCGATGCAAGCACAAGATGTTGATACTGTAATAGTTAATGGAAAAATATTAATGGAGAACAAACAGTTGTTGACAATAGATGAGGAAATGGTAAAATATAAAGTGAGTCAGCTAAGAAAAAAATTGATAGTATAG